From Humisphaera borealis, the proteins below share one genomic window:
- a CDS encoding DUF255 domain-containing protein, whose translation MTHTNRLAKETSPYLLQHQHNPVDWYPWGEEAFERARRENKPIFLSVGYSTCYWCHVMERQCFEVEPIAALMSRLFVCIKVDREERPDVDQLYMSAIQIISRQGGWPMSVWLTPDRRPFYGGTYYPPTDMQGRPGFPRVCNAIDDAWRNRSGEVTESADQIASMLQRLARPSTPNETLRIEPAFIGSLVDRSVADYEPHFGGFGHAPKFPRQTALELLLTYLHSDLDEKETGGRTPKAKVRAMLLHTLDAMMHGGIRDHLGGGFHRYSTDAKWLVPHFEIMLYDNAMLLVCYAEAYRLTGDARYAQVSRDIADFVLREMTSPEGAFYTAFDAEVDHQEGLNYLWTPAEVEAVLGPDDARRFNRVYGLDRGPNFADPHHGSGVADKNILFVAEPNVPGATSALLDAELQAMRLKLREHRATRKQPLLDTKVLTSWNALMIRGLAVAGRVLEESRYTDAAAKAATHLLSYHATDDGGLYRTSRDGVKKYRAFLDDYAFLAWALTDLAVATQDPRWTTEAKRLVDVMTDRFGDEVTGGFYFTDRLADDLFIRQKTAQDSPLPSGNAAAAMALTALSMTFPSLTDAAQRTIAVFSQGVVEHGEAMGSMVQAALLSLLKDGPFAINAEVVDDTPPAPTTQSLVEAARDAVATTAAWTSAKELRVEMTIRDGWHVNAGVVPAGSGLIPTTLVVEPTALVAGIGYPPGEPFQPDPSLPEVRVYGGRTEIIVHWHDAPPDPAQVRVRLSYQPCNASACLPPVTAVLTPEGGRK comes from the coding sequence ATGACGCACACCAACCGCCTGGCCAAAGAGACGTCTCCTTACCTCCTCCAGCACCAGCACAACCCCGTGGACTGGTATCCCTGGGGCGAAGAAGCCTTCGAGCGCGCCCGCCGCGAGAACAAGCCCATCTTTCTGTCGGTCGGGTACAGCACCTGCTACTGGTGCCACGTGATGGAGCGGCAATGTTTTGAGGTCGAACCGATCGCCGCCCTGATGAGCCGGCTGTTTGTCTGCATCAAGGTCGACCGCGAAGAACGCCCCGACGTCGATCAGCTTTACATGTCGGCGATCCAGATCATCAGCCGTCAGGGCGGCTGGCCGATGAGCGTCTGGCTGACGCCCGACCGCCGGCCGTTCTACGGCGGCACCTACTACCCGCCGACGGACATGCAGGGCCGCCCCGGCTTCCCGCGCGTCTGCAATGCGATCGACGACGCCTGGCGGAACCGGTCCGGCGAAGTTACCGAAAGTGCCGATCAGATCGCCTCGATGCTCCAGCGGCTGGCCCGGCCCTCGACGCCTAACGAGACACTGCGGATTGAGCCGGCGTTCATCGGGTCGCTCGTCGATCGGTCGGTCGCCGACTACGAACCCCACTTCGGCGGGTTCGGCCACGCCCCCAAGTTCCCCCGGCAGACGGCGCTGGAACTGCTGCTGACGTATCTGCACAGCGATCTGGATGAAAAGGAGACCGGCGGCCGTACACCCAAAGCAAAGGTCCGAGCGATGCTGCTGCACACGCTCGACGCCATGATGCACGGCGGCATCCGCGACCACCTCGGCGGCGGCTTCCACCGCTACAGCACCGACGCCAAGTGGCTCGTCCCCCACTTCGAGATCATGCTGTACGACAACGCGATGCTACTCGTCTGCTACGCCGAGGCGTACCGCTTGACCGGCGACGCCCGCTACGCCCAGGTCTCGCGCGACATCGCCGACTTCGTGCTGCGGGAAATGACCAGCCCCGAGGGCGCGTTCTACACGGCGTTCGACGCCGAGGTGGATCACCAGGAAGGGTTGAACTACCTCTGGACGCCGGCCGAGGTGGAAGCGGTGCTGGGGCCGGACGACGCCCGACGGTTTAACCGCGTCTACGGCCTCGACCGTGGACCCAACTTCGCCGACCCGCATCACGGATCAGGCGTCGCCGACAAGAACATCCTGTTCGTCGCCGAGCCGAACGTGCCGGGGGCGACGTCCGCTTTGCTGGACGCCGAGCTACAAGCGATGCGGCTGAAGCTGCGGGAGCACCGCGCGACCCGCAAACAGCCGCTATTGGATACCAAGGTGCTGACGAGTTGGAACGCGCTAATGATTCGGGGACTCGCCGTCGCCGGCCGGGTGCTCGAGGAATCGCGGTACACCGACGCAGCGGCCAAAGCGGCGACACACCTGCTGTCCTATCACGCGACGGACGATGGCGGGCTCTATCGCACCAGCCGCGACGGCGTGAAGAAGTACCGAGCGTTCCTCGACGACTACGCCTTCCTCGCCTGGGCCCTGACCGACCTGGCCGTCGCAACACAGGACCCCAGGTGGACGACCGAAGCCAAACGCCTGGTCGACGTGATGACCGATCGCTTCGGCGACGAGGTGACCGGCGGGTTCTACTTCACTGACCGCCTGGCCGATGACCTGTTCATCCGCCAGAAGACCGCCCAGGACAGCCCCCTGCCCAGCGGCAACGCTGCCGCCGCGATGGCGCTGACGGCCCTGAGCATGACATTCCCGAGCCTGACCGATGCCGCCCAGCGGACGATCGCCGTCTTCAGCCAGGGCGTCGTCGAGCACGGCGAGGCGATGGGCTCGATGGTGCAGGCGGCGTTGCTGTCGCTGCTGAAGGACGGCCCGTTCGCGATCAACGCCGAAGTGGTGGACGATACGCCGCCAGCACCGACGACCCAAAGCCTGGTGGAGGCGGCACGGGACGCGGTCGCCACGACGGCGGCCTGGACGTCGGCGAAGGAGTTGCGGGTCGAGATGACGATCCGCGACGGCTGGCATGTCAACGCCGGCGTAGTGCCCGCGGGCAGCGGCCTGATCCCGACAACCCTCGTCGTCGAACCGACGGCGCTCGTCGCGGGCATCGGCTATCCCCCGGGAGAGCCGTTTCAGCCCGACCCGAGCCTGCCCGAAGTGAGGGTCTACGGCGGGCGGACTGAGATCATCGTCCATTGGCACGACGCGCCGCCCGATCCGGCGCAGGTGCGCGTCAGACTGTCATATCAGCCTTGTAATGCGTCGGCGTGTCTGCCCCCGGTCACGGCGGTCCTCACGCCCGAAGGCGGACGGAAGTGA
- a CDS encoding antibiotic biosynthesis monooxygenase family protein → MTTIGMQYDVLPGKEQIFVDAFIRVLEALKGVPGHQESHLYEDVQQKGTYLIVSQFARMEDFTAFIHSDAFKAVTNWGKEEILRGRPRHKVYAQ, encoded by the coding sequence ATGACGACCATCGGCATGCAGTACGACGTTCTTCCCGGCAAAGAGCAGATCTTTGTCGACGCCTTCATCCGCGTGCTCGAGGCGCTTAAGGGCGTGCCGGGCCATCAGGAATCGCACCTCTATGAAGACGTGCAGCAAAAGGGCACCTACCTGATTGTCAGCCAGTTCGCCCGAATGGAAGACTTCACCGCCTTTATTCACAGCGACGCGTTCAAAGCCGTCACCAACTGGGGCAAGGAAGAGATTCTCCGCGGCCGGCCGCGACACAAGGTCTACGCCCAGTAG
- a CDS encoding 3-keto-disaccharide hydrolase, producing the protein MRSHCKLRLTCTALLALAFGHALIAADPTPAASPAAPPAANEKIVPEFSRGVGPGWFDLTGKDFLNVNCWDDTWVWKEGHAFCTGRPTGVIRYKEPLTNFEFSCEWMHKKKGGNSGIFVWASPESILSLTKGKGSLPHGIEVQVLDLGYKEIYEAQFKKPGNWFTSHGDVFPVGPVKMKPFPPVAPDGQRAFPSKETTLGINNWNHYYIRAIDGEVRLWVNGEQVSGGNGISPASGFLCLESEGAPVEFKNLRLRKLPPMETKLPRDMEIPVPVIVNPANRPAVKLDGHAILGTWEYQGTYTREFLADGQCILRDKTTVIWTRKCVEKTAATVTLEGGLEHKLEGDKLKIEGRYEATRRK; encoded by the coding sequence TTGAGATCCCACTGTAAACTTCGCCTGACCTGCACCGCTCTGCTCGCACTGGCCTTCGGCCACGCGCTGATCGCCGCCGACCCTACGCCCGCGGCATCACCCGCGGCGCCACCTGCCGCCAACGAGAAAATCGTCCCCGAGTTCAGCCGCGGCGTCGGGCCTGGTTGGTTTGATCTCACCGGCAAGGACTTCCTCAACGTCAACTGCTGGGACGACACCTGGGTCTGGAAGGAGGGCCACGCCTTCTGCACCGGCCGGCCGACGGGCGTCATTCGCTACAAGGAGCCGCTCACCAACTTCGAGTTCTCGTGCGAGTGGATGCACAAGAAGAAAGGGGGCAACTCAGGGATCTTCGTCTGGGCCAGCCCCGAATCGATCCTGAGCCTGACCAAGGGCAAGGGCAGCCTGCCGCATGGCATCGAGGTGCAGGTGCTCGACCTGGGTTACAAGGAAATCTACGAGGCGCAGTTCAAGAAGCCCGGCAACTGGTTCACCAGCCATGGCGATGTCTTCCCCGTCGGCCCGGTCAAGATGAAGCCGTTCCCGCCGGTCGCACCCGACGGCCAGCGTGCCTTCCCGTCGAAGGAAACCACGCTGGGGATCAACAACTGGAACCACTACTACATTCGCGCCATCGACGGCGAAGTACGCTTGTGGGTTAACGGCGAGCAGGTGTCGGGCGGCAACGGCATCTCGCCGGCGTCCGGCTTCCTGTGCCTCGAGTCCGAAGGCGCGCCGGTGGAGTTTAAGAACCTGCGGCTGCGCAAGCTGCCGCCGATGGAGACGAAGCTGCCCAGGGACATGGAGATCCCCGTACCCGTGATCGTCAACCCCGCCAACCGCCCGGCGGTGAAGCTCGACGGCCACGCCATCCTCGGGACATGGGAGTATCAGGGCACCTACACCCGCGAGTTCCTCGCCGACGGCCAGTGCATTCTGCGCGACAAGACGACCGTCATCTGGACGCGCAAGTGCGTGGAGAAGACGGCAGCCACAGTGACCCTCGAAGGCGGCCTGGAGCACAAGCTCGAAGGCGACAAGCTGAAGATCGAGGGGCGGTACGAGGCGACCCGGCGTAAGTGA
- a CDS encoding VIT domain-containing protein, whose product MRFRAAPIGISLVAALSLVSSGQQPPKQPDGKPGVAEPATRPASLRAPAILDADGKPVAGVSLARADVHAIVRGPLAEAIVTLTFKNTQDRVLGGELTFPLPDGATISGYGLDVNGVMVDGVAVEKQQARVIYETEMRKTVDPGLVEHVIGNNFRTRLYPIPANGTRTVKVSYVADLIPTEGRKGAALSLPLGLGDKLEQFDLTIAVEGATEEPTVRGGTYANRPFQQVDRGFFLKESLKDAKAVETLTITLPEVPATSVTVQKPTAEPTTVEELEQRRKAGAAASSQAFFVLSDTPAMPRLEPAAMANRRLLVVWDASLSRKSADLSRELALLEKSLAKLNYPSFDVVLLRNDLELMQPTFGGSKEEAAKAIAALKAVTYDGATNLGVLSFPKNLSDLGLVATKKLPPNYDFALFFTDGVGNLGGEKPVRVDIPVWAVSSDASANHNALRSLCQQSGGAYLNLNRQADDAAIGTIGQPTFSVIAIEADAKQVADITPGVGTAIAGRVTAAGRLLSDEAKVTFVYGYGKTETSRRTFTIKSADASDGSLVARFWAQQKVNELALAGDGSRDELLAIGKQYNLVTPATSLLVLETVEQYVQYGIVPPKNRPEVYAAFTQQIENRRVAKEKTQEEKIAHVLQQWNQRVAWWEKEFKYPKDLKYTPPAGAKGEVAVAAGAVPPPGAVAPTGADPVATPAPGAPPMVHAPEPRPAAQAAQSAQPGRPPMNDRPRAGSDPHGNNAPDFNLATRDDARPHPTPAGERGGEGGGALFGNGGQNGQGRAQREVLQRQMALSKSQNGESEQDVSGRIDIKAWDPKTPYIAAMKAVAADKAYDVYLAQREQYAKSPAFYFDCAEHLLRVGQRQQGIRVLTDVLEMKLEDPRLIRIVAHRLQQLDELDLAIGLFEKVSRLRPEEPQSFRDLALALAARADRALAVPADKQSTGQIASDYGRALDLLNKVITGNWQRFEDIELIALMEANRISARLAATPGLGAVPNPIDGRLRKNLDSDVRIVLTWDADATDIDLWITEPSGEVCMYNHNRTIIGGAMSRDFTQGYGPEEYFLRKTMPGEYKIQANFYGSSQQELTGACTVQATVITNFGRPNEQRKQMTLRLTSAKEVATVGTVKLE is encoded by the coding sequence ATGCGATTCCGCGCCGCTCCGATCGGTATCTCTCTTGTCGCCGCTCTTTCCCTGGTCAGTTCCGGGCAGCAACCGCCGAAGCAACCGGACGGCAAGCCCGGCGTGGCCGAACCGGCGACCCGGCCGGCATCGCTGCGGGCGCCGGCGATCCTTGATGCCGACGGTAAGCCCGTCGCCGGTGTTTCACTGGCCCGGGCCGACGTCCATGCCATCGTCCGCGGCCCGCTCGCCGAGGCGATCGTCACGCTGACCTTCAAAAACACGCAGGATCGCGTGCTGGGCGGCGAACTCACCTTCCCGCTGCCCGATGGAGCGACCATCTCCGGCTACGGGCTGGATGTGAACGGCGTGATGGTCGACGGCGTCGCCGTCGAGAAGCAGCAGGCCCGCGTCATCTACGAAACGGAGATGCGCAAGACCGTCGACCCAGGCCTGGTCGAGCACGTCATCGGCAACAACTTCCGCACCCGGCTCTACCCGATCCCCGCCAACGGCACGCGAACGGTCAAGGTGAGCTATGTTGCCGACCTCATCCCGACCGAAGGCCGCAAAGGGGCGGCTTTGTCGCTGCCGCTGGGACTGGGCGACAAGCTCGAACAGTTCGACCTGACGATCGCCGTCGAAGGCGCGACCGAAGAGCCGACCGTTCGCGGCGGAACGTACGCCAACAGACCGTTCCAGCAGGTGGACCGCGGCTTCTTCCTCAAGGAATCCCTTAAAGACGCCAAGGCGGTGGAGACGCTGACGATCACGCTGCCCGAAGTGCCCGCGACGAGCGTGACGGTTCAGAAACCCACCGCCGAGCCGACCACGGTTGAAGAGCTCGAACAGCGCCGCAAGGCCGGGGCCGCTGCATCGTCGCAGGCGTTTTTCGTGCTGAGCGATACGCCCGCCATGCCCCGGCTCGAACCGGCGGCGATGGCCAATCGGCGCCTGCTGGTCGTCTGGGATGCCAGCCTCAGCCGCAAGTCTGCCGACCTCTCGCGCGAGCTGGCGTTGCTCGAAAAGAGCCTCGCCAAGCTCAACTACCCGAGTTTTGATGTCGTGCTTTTGCGGAACGATCTGGAACTGATGCAACCGACGTTCGGCGGATCGAAGGAAGAGGCCGCCAAGGCGATCGCTGCACTCAAAGCGGTGACGTACGACGGCGCGACGAACCTCGGTGTGCTGTCGTTCCCGAAGAACCTGTCGGACCTGGGGCTTGTCGCCACCAAGAAGCTTCCGCCGAACTATGATTTTGCTCTGTTCTTCACCGACGGCGTCGGCAACCTCGGCGGCGAGAAGCCGGTGCGGGTGGACATCCCGGTCTGGGCGGTCAGCTCCGATGCCTCGGCCAATCACAACGCGTTGCGGTCGCTCTGCCAGCAGAGCGGCGGGGCGTACCTGAACCTCAACCGCCAGGCGGACGACGCCGCGATCGGCACCATCGGTCAGCCGACGTTCTCGGTCATCGCGATCGAAGCGGACGCCAAGCAGGTCGCCGATATCACCCCCGGCGTGGGCACGGCGATCGCCGGCCGCGTGACGGCGGCGGGGCGGCTGCTCTCCGACGAGGCGAAGGTGACGTTCGTCTACGGCTACGGCAAAACCGAAACCAGCCGGCGGACCTTCACCATCAAATCCGCCGACGCCAGTGACGGCTCCCTCGTCGCCCGGTTCTGGGCCCAGCAGAAGGTGAACGAACTGGCGCTCGCCGGCGACGGCAGCCGCGACGAACTGCTGGCGATCGGCAAGCAGTACAACCTGGTCACCCCGGCGACGAGCCTGCTCGTGCTCGAAACCGTCGAGCAGTACGTGCAGTACGGCATCGTCCCGCCGAAGAACCGCCCGGAGGTTTACGCCGCGTTCACGCAGCAGATCGAGAATCGGCGTGTCGCCAAGGAGAAGACGCAGGAGGAGAAGATCGCCCACGTGCTGCAGCAGTGGAACCAGCGCGTGGCGTGGTGGGAGAAGGAGTTCAAGTACCCGAAGGACCTGAAGTACACGCCGCCGGCCGGGGCCAAAGGCGAAGTTGCCGTCGCGGCTGGTGCGGTCCCGCCGCCTGGTGCGGTTGCCCCAACAGGTGCCGATCCTGTTGCGACACCGGCCCCGGGGGCGCCGCCTATGGTTCACGCGCCCGAGCCACGTCCGGCGGCTCAGGCCGCTCAGTCGGCCCAGCCCGGTCGTCCGCCGATGAACGATCGGCCGAGAGCGGGCAGCGACCCCCACGGCAATAACGCCCCCGACTTCAACCTGGCGACGCGCGACGACGCACGACCGCACCCAACGCCCGCAGGCGAGCGCGGCGGTGAAGGCGGCGGTGCATTGTTCGGCAACGGCGGGCAGAACGGGCAGGGCCGGGCACAACGTGAGGTCCTTCAGCGTCAAATGGCCCTTTCCAAATCCCAGAACGGCGAATCCGAGCAAGACGTCTCCGGCCGGATCGACATCAAGGCCTGGGACCCCAAGACCCCCTATATCGCCGCGATGAAAGCCGTCGCCGCCGACAAGGCGTATGACGTCTACCTCGCCCAGCGCGAGCAGTACGCCAAGAGCCCCGCGTTCTACTTCGACTGCGCCGAACACTTGCTCCGCGTCGGCCAGCGGCAGCAGGGCATCCGCGTGCTTACCGACGTCTTGGAGATGAAGCTCGAAGACCCCCGGCTCATCCGCATCGTCGCCCATCGCCTGCAACAGTTGGACGAGCTCGACCTGGCGATCGGCCTGTTCGAGAAGGTCAGCCGGCTGCGGCCGGAAGAACCCCAGAGCTTCCGCGACCTGGCCCTGGCGCTTGCGGCCCGAGCGGATCGCGCCCTGGCCGTCCCGGCCGACAAGCAGTCCACCGGCCAGATCGCCAGCGACTACGGCCGGGCGCTCGACCTGCTCAACAAGGTGATCACCGGCAACTGGCAGCGGTTCGAAGACATCGAGCTGATCGCGCTGATGGAGGCCAACCGCATCAGTGCCCGTCTCGCCGCGACGCCCGGCCTGGGCGCGGTGCCCAATCCGATCGACGGTCGCCTTCGCAAGAACCTCGACTCCGACGTCCGCATCGTGCTCACCTGGGACGCCGACGCGACCGACATCGACCTCTGGATCACCGAACCCAGCGGCGAAGTCTGCATGTACAACCACAACCGCACCATCATCGGCGGGGCGATGAGCCGTGACTTCACCCAGGGCTACGGCCCCGAGGAATACTTCCTCCGCAAGACCATGCCCGGCGAATACAAGATCCAGGCCAACTTCTACGGCTCCAGCCAGCAGGAACTCACCGGTGCCTGCACCGTGCAGGCCACCGTCATCACCAACTTCGGCCGCCCGAACGAGCAGCGGAAGCAGATGACGCTACGTCTGACCAGCGCCAAGGAAGTGGCCACGGTAGGAACGGTGAAGCTCGAGTAG
- a CDS encoding NADH-quinone oxidoreductase subunit N translates to MTDRARSPKLARLMQLPPYIPAWTDLRPFVADVVLIATAVAVLIVPFFTRKANSATGVVTLAGLVAALVAVGPADGGSVGGGRFAPMLAADGVAFAWKCILLLFVIGVVVLWFASSRADLPAGDGADAGAEDGRSDRPDDGPEFFLLLICATLGMSLMGSAANLLMLFIAVELASLPSYVLAGFRKNNRTSAEAALKYVLFGAAASGVMVWGLSLLYGVCGTLNLYSSADHGTHVAGVAEQVFRQSHASPLLLIGLLALVVGLAFKISAVPFHLWCPDVFEGAAVEVTTFLSVASKGAGLVLLLRVAVALGEAAGFAPTTPNVMLAWVLGLMGVLTCTVGNTAAYVQTNLKRLLAYSSIAHAGYMLCVVAMVVVAPRSMGVAGGTAASAALLFYLAVYLFMNLGAFTVVAIVGRQSGETLEHFSGLGRRSPVLAMCMTLCCFSLIGLPPLAGFTAKFNLMATLGSAGGWWWGLVAAIAVNTLLSLYYYVRVIRTMYLEDAGKPRLTRSPLGTGLAMASAAMLLALFVGSNVLTRWTSGHAVLRPSVSAPMPMPVPGAVAVVESP, encoded by the coding sequence TTGACCGATCGGGCCCGTTCGCCGAAGCTCGCGCGGCTGATGCAGCTTCCCCCTTACATCCCTGCCTGGACCGACCTGCGGCCGTTTGTGGCGGACGTGGTGCTGATCGCGACGGCGGTCGCCGTGCTGATCGTGCCGTTCTTTACCCGCAAGGCCAATTCGGCGACGGGCGTCGTCACGCTCGCGGGGCTGGTGGCCGCGCTGGTGGCGGTCGGCCCGGCCGACGGCGGCTCGGTCGGAGGGGGCCGGTTCGCGCCCATGCTGGCCGCCGACGGCGTGGCCTTTGCCTGGAAGTGCATCCTGCTGCTGTTCGTGATCGGCGTGGTGGTGCTCTGGTTCGCTTCGAGTCGGGCCGACCTGCCAGCGGGTGATGGCGCGGATGCCGGGGCGGAGGACGGGCGGAGCGACCGTCCGGACGACGGGCCGGAGTTCTTCCTACTGCTGATCTGCGCCACCCTGGGCATGTCGCTGATGGGGTCGGCGGCGAACCTGCTGATGCTTTTTATCGCCGTCGAACTGGCGTCGCTGCCCAGCTACGTGCTGGCGGGGTTCCGCAAGAACAACCGCACGAGCGCCGAGGCGGCGCTGAAGTACGTCCTGTTCGGCGCGGCCGCCAGCGGCGTGATGGTCTGGGGGCTGTCGCTGCTGTACGGCGTGTGCGGGACGCTGAATCTCTACTCGTCGGCCGATCACGGCACGCACGTGGCCGGTGTCGCCGAGCAGGTGTTCCGGCAGTCGCACGCCAGCCCCCTGCTGCTGATCGGGCTGCTGGCACTGGTGGTGGGGCTGGCGTTCAAGATCTCGGCGGTGCCGTTTCACCTCTGGTGCCCGGACGTATTCGAAGGGGCCGCCGTGGAAGTCACGACGTTCCTTTCGGTGGCCAGCAAAGGCGCGGGACTGGTGCTGCTGCTGCGGGTGGCCGTCGCGCTGGGCGAGGCGGCCGGATTCGCTCCGACGACGCCGAACGTCATGCTGGCGTGGGTGCTGGGCCTCATGGGCGTGCTGACGTGCACCGTCGGCAATACGGCGGCGTACGTGCAGACGAATCTCAAGCGGCTGCTGGCGTACAGCTCGATCGCGCACGCCGGGTACATGCTGTGCGTGGTGGCGATGGTGGTCGTGGCGCCGCGCAGCATGGGCGTTGCAGGGGGCACTGCGGCGTCGGCGGCGCTCCTGTTTTACCTCGCGGTCTACCTGTTCATGAATCTCGGCGCGTTTACCGTGGTCGCAATCGTCGGCCGGCAGTCGGGCGAAACGTTGGAGCACTTCAGCGGGCTGGGCCGGCGGTCTCCCGTCCTCGCGATGTGCATGACGCTCTGCTGTTTCAGCCTGATCGGCCTGCCGCCGCTGGCGGGATTCACGGCGAAGTTCAACCTGATGGCGACGCTCGGCTCGGCCGGCGGCTGGTGGTGGGGTCTGGTCGCGGCGATCGCCGTGAACACGCTGCTGAGCCTCTACTACTATGTCCGCGTCATCCGCACCATGTACCTGGAAGACGCCGGCAAACCCCGCCTGACCCGCAGCCCGCTGGGGACGGGGCTGGCGATGGCGTCGGCGGCGATGTTGCTGGCGCTGTTCGTTGGGTCTAACGTCCTGACGCGATGGACCAGCGGCCATGCGGTGCTGCGGCCGTCGGTCTCGGCACCGATGCCGATGCCGGTTCCCGGGGCGGTGGCGGTTGTGGAATCGCCTTAA
- the mutT gene encoding 8-oxo-dGTP diphosphatase MutT — protein MPPVQVVIGIVVERGRVLITRRHDDGRHLAGFWEFPGGKVEPGESLEDALRRELAEELDIKVSVRSTLQASTHDYPSATVVLHPFICDLSAGDPKPLASQEFRWVTLTELPDYQFPPANAAWLKSLADHLPQATT, from the coding sequence ATGCCCCCAGTTCAGGTCGTCATCGGGATCGTCGTTGAACGGGGACGGGTGCTCATCACCCGCCGCCACGACGACGGCCGCCATCTCGCCGGCTTCTGGGAGTTCCCCGGCGGAAAGGTAGAGCCGGGCGAATCGCTCGAAGACGCCCTTCGCCGGGAGCTGGCCGAAGAACTCGATATCAAAGTCAGCGTGCGAAGTACGCTGCAGGCGTCGACGCACGACTATCCATCGGCGACCGTCGTTCTTCATCCCTTCATCTGCGATCTGAGCGCCGGCGACCCCAAGCCCTTGGCATCGCAGGAGTTTCGATGGGTGACGCTGACGGAGCTGCCCGACTACCAGTTCCCCCCCGCCAATGCAGCCTGGCTGAAATCCCTCGCGGACCACCTCCCGCAAGCCACGACCTGA